A region from the Geobacillus vulcani PSS1 genome encodes:
- a CDS encoding MBL fold metallo-hydrolase has translation MTMRFSVLASGSTGNAFYIETDRQRLLVDAGLSGKQLEELFAEIGRHPGQLDALLVTHEHSDHIKGLGVLARKYRLPVYANEKTWQAMEQAVGDIPAEQKFVFPLGTVRTFGDVDVESFGVSHDAAEPMFYVFHYEGKKLVLLTDTGYVSERIKKTIENADVFVFESNHDVGMLRMGRYPWSVKRRILSDVGHISNEEAGLALADVIGDRTKQIYLAHLSQDNNMKELARMTVTQVLEQKGLAVGARFHLYDTDPRRATALAYV, from the coding sequence ATGACGATGCGGTTTAGTGTGCTGGCCAGCGGCAGCACCGGCAACGCCTTTTACATTGAGACAGACCGCCAGCGCCTGCTTGTTGACGCTGGTTTGAGCGGCAAGCAGCTTGAGGAACTGTTTGCTGAGATCGGCCGCCATCCGGGGCAACTCGATGCGTTGCTTGTCACCCATGAACATAGCGACCATATTAAAGGGCTTGGCGTCCTCGCCCGCAAATATCGGTTGCCGGTGTATGCCAATGAAAAAACGTGGCAGGCGATGGAACAAGCGGTCGGCGACATTCCGGCCGAGCAAAAATTTGTCTTTCCGCTCGGCACTGTAAGGACGTTTGGCGATGTCGACGTCGAATCGTTCGGCGTCTCTCACGACGCCGCCGAGCCGATGTTTTACGTTTTCCATTATGAAGGGAAAAAGCTTGTGCTGCTCACCGATACCGGCTACGTGAGCGAGCGGATCAAAAAGACGATTGAAAACGCGGATGTGTTCGTGTTTGAAAGCAATCATGACGTCGGTATGCTGCGGATGGGGAGATATCCATGGAGCGTCAAGCGTCGCATTTTAAGCGATGTCGGCCATATTTCGAATGAGGAAGCGGGCTTGGCGCTTGCTGACGTGATCGGCGACCGGACAAAGCAAATTTATTTGGCCCATTTGAGCCAAGATAACAATATGAAAGAGCTGGCGCGCATGACCGTGACGCAAGTGTTGGAACAGAAAGGCTTAGCGGTCGGCGCCCGCTTTCATTTGTACGATACCGATCCGCGCCGGGCAACGGCATTGGCGTATGTATAA
- a CDS encoding S1C family serine protease — translation MGYYDDHYEPYGQTRRKRRSGSFVSALVGAVLGGLLVLMSIPALSRWDILPYNVVPNQRAEEEPKENGTPPIRQRVFVDVTTAVTKAIDQVSDAVVGVVNIQAAGFWSQGGETGVGSGVIYKKAGGRAFIVTNHHVIENASQLEVSLKDGTRVPAKLLGSDVLMDLAVLEIDAKHVKKVAQFGNSDTLKPGEPVIAIGNPLGLQFAGSVTQGIISGTNRTVEVDLDQDGAPDWNAEVLQTDAAINPGNSGGALVNIKGQVIGINSMKIAQEAVEGIGFAIPINTAIPIISDLEKYGQVRRPYMGVELRSLSDIPSYHWQATLHLPPNVTEGVAVIQVVPMSPAAQAGLKQFDVIVALDGEKIRNVLDLRKYLYTKKSIGDRMEVTFYRDGKKRTVTMKLARESY, via the coding sequence ATGGGATATTACGACGACCATTATGAGCCGTACGGACAAACGAGGAGGAAGCGGCGCAGCGGATCGTTTGTTTCCGCGCTTGTCGGGGCCGTGTTAGGAGGACTCCTCGTCCTCATGTCCATTCCGGCGCTTTCTCGCTGGGATATCCTCCCATATAATGTTGTGCCGAATCAAAGAGCAGAGGAAGAGCCAAAGGAAAATGGAACTCCACCGATTCGGCAGCGTGTTTTCGTTGATGTGACGACGGCGGTGACAAAGGCGATCGACCAAGTGTCAGACGCGGTTGTCGGCGTTGTCAATATTCAAGCAGCGGGCTTCTGGTCGCAAGGAGGCGAGACTGGCGTCGGATCGGGCGTCATTTACAAGAAAGCGGGAGGCCGGGCGTTTATCGTCACGAACCACCACGTTATCGAAAACGCCAGCCAGCTTGAAGTGAGCTTAAAAGATGGAACGAGAGTGCCGGCGAAGCTGCTCGGCAGCGATGTGCTTATGGATTTAGCCGTTTTGGAAATTGACGCGAAGCATGTGAAAAAAGTTGCCCAGTTCGGCAATTCTGATACGCTGAAGCCAGGCGAGCCGGTCATCGCCATCGGCAATCCGCTCGGTTTGCAGTTCGCCGGATCGGTGACGCAAGGTATTATTTCTGGAACGAACCGGACGGTCGAAGTCGATTTGGACCAAGACGGCGCTCCAGACTGGAACGCAGAAGTATTGCAGACGGATGCGGCGATCAACCCAGGAAACAGCGGCGGAGCTCTCGTCAATATCAAAGGGCAAGTCATCGGCATCAACTCGATGAAAATCGCCCAAGAGGCGGTTGAAGGCATCGGGTTCGCGATTCCGATCAACACGGCCATTCCGATCATTTCGGACTTAGAAAAATACGGACAAGTGCGCCGTCCATATATGGGTGTTGAACTTCGCTCGCTAAGCGACATCCCATCGTATCATTGGCAGGCGACGCTTCATTTGCCGCCGAACGTAACGGAAGGAGTGGCGGTCATTCAAGTCGTGCCGATGTCGCCGGCCGCACAGGCGGGCTTAAAACAGTTTGATGTCATCGTGGCGCTTGACGGCGAAAAAATCCGCAATGTGCTTGACTTGCGCAAGTATTTGTACACGAAAAAATCGATCGGCGACCGGATGGAAGTCACGTTTTATCGTGATGGAAAAAAACGCACAGTTACGATGAAGCTGGCGCGCGAATCCTATTAA
- the rlmH gene encoding 23S rRNA (pseudouridine(1915)-N(3))-methyltransferase RlmH codes for MHIFIVAVGKLKEKYLIAGIHEYTKRLSAYAKIDIIEVADEKTPERASELEEEQIKEREGERLLAKIPHDAHVIALAIEGKMKSSEQFAARLDELATYGKSKVVFVIGGSLGLSKQVMARADETLSFSKMTFPHQLMRLILLEQIYRAFRINRGEPYHK; via the coding sequence GTGCATATTTTCATTGTCGCTGTGGGTAAATTGAAGGAAAAATATTTAATCGCTGGAATTCATGAATATACAAAGCGGCTGTCCGCGTACGCCAAAATCGACATTATCGAAGTCGCCGATGAAAAAACGCCGGAGCGGGCGAGCGAACTTGAGGAGGAACAAATCAAAGAGCGCGAAGGGGAACGGCTTCTGGCGAAAATCCCCCATGACGCCCACGTCATCGCGCTCGCGATTGAAGGGAAGATGAAATCGTCCGAACAATTTGCCGCCCGTCTCGATGAGCTCGCCACCTACGGCAAAAGCAAAGTGGTGTTTGTCATCGGTGGTTCGCTCGGCTTAAGCAAACAAGTGATGGCGCGCGCCGACGAGACGCTGTCGTTTTCGAAAATGACGTTTCCACACCAGCTCATGCGCCTCATTTTGCTCGAGCAAATTTACCGCGCGTTTCGCATTAACCGGGGGGAGCCGTATCATAAGTAA
- a CDS encoding CxxH/CxxC protein: MMIFTCEEHVDIAIDQYVDETEQAPDLLPVDNSGKQCDFCERRAVYAVGG; the protein is encoded by the coding sequence ATGATGATATTCACATGTGAAGAACATGTCGACATCGCCATTGATCAATATGTAGATGAAACAGAACAGGCGCCGGATCTCCTGCCTGTGGATAACAGCGGAAAACAATGCGATTTTTGTGAAAGACGAGCGGTATATGCTGTAGGAGGATAA
- a CDS encoding MamI family restriction endonuclease — MLLADELTLKETVMNLYTKGKKENQKINDIVSDITKRFNIRQLSVDERVTLSKVILETLSEQDRMELAKKLLKEQVVEQREKLSIWSTLTSQTAQIDTGYIAQHLVSLVTQIPGQGMRGKGDDLIDGSEVKSANFLDSLDKRGAVAPRWNFTAVNVAGMEAFLEYDKLFLVSMDFNTNEKFRVRIWKVNVKEHNVLKQRYIEWMNKLGYPKFQNTTGRPSVNFQLFPPRNKTNENFARHGNGREDGFQKLKVELENTQGSELIFHAEEDMNGEIQIYKFN, encoded by the coding sequence ATGTTACTTGCAGATGAATTGACACTAAAAGAAACAGTTATGAATTTGTATACAAAGGGGAAAAAAGAAAATCAAAAAATCAATGACATAGTTAGTGATATTACCAAAAGATTCAATATTCGGCAACTTTCAGTAGATGAACGGGTAACACTATCTAAAGTAATACTCGAGACACTTAGTGAACAGGATAGAATGGAGCTTGCAAAAAAATTACTAAAGGAACAAGTAGTTGAACAAAGGGAAAAATTATCGATTTGGAGCACACTAACCAGCCAAACTGCTCAAATTGATACAGGATATATTGCACAGCATCTTGTATCACTCGTAACTCAGATACCCGGGCAAGGCATGAGAGGAAAAGGGGATGATTTAATTGATGGGTCTGAGGTTAAATCCGCGAATTTCCTTGATTCATTAGACAAAAGAGGTGCTGTTGCACCAAGGTGGAACTTTACAGCGGTAAATGTAGCGGGAATGGAAGCATTTCTTGAATATGATAAACTTTTTTTGGTATCGATGGATTTTAATACCAACGAGAAGTTTAGGGTTAGAATTTGGAAAGTCAATGTCAAAGAGCATAATGTTTTGAAACAACGATATATTGAATGGATGAATAAACTTGGGTATCCAAAATTTCAAAATACAACAGGCAGACCAAGCGTTAACTTCCAATTATTCCCTCCTAGAAACAAAACAAATGAAAACTTTGCAAGACATGGTAACGGAAGAGAAGATGGATTCCAAAAATTGAAAGTGGAACTTGAAAATACTCAAGGTTCAGAACTAATATTTCATGCCGAAGAAGATATGAATGGAGAAATTCAAATATATAAGTTTAACTAA
- a CDS encoding N-6 DNA methylase — protein sequence MIKSIKRGITYEIFYEVLMNLREEFHKNGRLDDSNAKLDEIVKLLIMSYYESKTGTNRFDLGKLSEIAEARYGFRENIAPVLRDLFEEISKDEMFYNNDGTNIFGPNPTLNIQPSENDFAKNLVKEISKINFSYLINEGESSDFDLINECFGHFVRDNFRNNKEDAQYMTPQEVVFPVLDMVFSDLYNDKDFRELLVEKEGNFLIMDPTCGVGTLLIEPLRYIIKYVEKLDLPPHKKESIINNLKNNCVIGQDKVDRMVRLSKINMLLMGANISNIFHGNSILNGSYLDNFLGKVDLIVTNPPFGAIYNIAEIKNSKRYTIINNLSEDYTNIDSELIMLDRCVTLLKPKGKLVIVLPDSVVSAKGIYAKFREELLKICDIKAIIDLPAVTFAQAGTRTKTVIIYLEKKKTIGNTIFMSICNDIGYDVKERKGVPVKIEKGQNQMYMISKIYINSIKKLNKSNYEILCEEPSCTLVNESNLIDNFLTPNFYKSNRLKTLAILESIDKSIFDIVELGAITESPKRKRHHVSENIKHISILHINPDGTIDLNAVNDFKPVSKGTECYKGDVLFSRINPRIPRIAVVPDFDKQLVCSNEFEILVPKHGLNPYLLYILLNMEIVQNQIESLTAGTSSSHNRIKSDQLRSILIPIPKKGSKIYDEFIKIGLEVEEAIRLKYTATRNLDEQKAHLKSLIGV from the coding sequence ATGATAAAAAGTATAAAAAGAGGTATTACATACGAAATTTTCTATGAAGTGTTAATGAACCTTAGAGAAGAGTTCCATAAAAATGGTAGATTGGATGATTCAAATGCAAAATTGGACGAGATTGTAAAATTACTGATAATGAGCTACTATGAGTCCAAAACAGGAACAAATAGATTTGATTTAGGTAAATTAAGTGAAATTGCAGAAGCTCGATATGGATTCAGAGAAAACATTGCACCAGTACTAAGAGATTTATTCGAAGAAATTTCAAAAGATGAAATGTTTTACAATAATGATGGTACAAATATCTTTGGTCCCAATCCAACCCTAAACATACAACCTTCCGAAAATGATTTTGCAAAAAATCTGGTAAAAGAAATTAGTAAAATCAACTTTTCTTATTTAATTAACGAAGGGGAAAGTTCTGACTTCGATTTAATTAACGAATGTTTTGGACACTTTGTCCGTGATAATTTTAGAAATAATAAAGAAGATGCACAATATATGACTCCACAAGAGGTAGTTTTCCCTGTCCTAGATATGGTGTTTTCAGATTTGTATAATGACAAAGACTTTAGAGAGCTATTAGTTGAAAAAGAAGGAAATTTCCTTATAATGGACCCAACTTGTGGTGTAGGAACATTACTAATTGAACCTTTAAGATATATTATAAAATATGTGGAAAAATTAGATTTACCACCCCATAAAAAAGAATCTATTATAAATAACCTAAAAAATAATTGTGTAATTGGCCAAGATAAAGTCGATAGAATGGTAAGATTATCAAAAATTAATATGTTGTTAATGGGAGCAAATATCTCCAATATATTTCATGGTAATAGTATTTTAAACGGGTCATATCTTGATAATTTCTTAGGGAAAGTAGATTTAATTGTAACTAATCCTCCGTTCGGAGCTATATATAATATAGCCGAAATAAAAAATTCAAAGCGCTACACAATTATTAACAATCTTAGTGAAGATTATACAAATATTGATTCTGAGTTAATTATGTTAGACCGTTGTGTAACTTTATTAAAGCCGAAAGGCAAATTAGTTATTGTTTTGCCGGACAGCGTTGTTTCTGCAAAAGGCATTTATGCAAAATTTAGAGAAGAACTTTTAAAAATTTGTGATATTAAAGCTATTATTGATTTACCAGCTGTAACTTTTGCTCAGGCGGGAACCAGAACAAAAACTGTTATTATTTACCTTGAAAAGAAAAAAACTATTGGAAATACTATTTTCATGTCCATTTGCAATGATATTGGTTATGATGTAAAGGAAAGAAAAGGAGTTCCGGTTAAGATTGAAAAAGGTCAAAATCAAATGTATATGATTTCAAAAATATACATTAATTCGATAAAGAAACTAAATAAGAGTAATTATGAAATTCTATGCGAAGAACCATCCTGTACCTTAGTGAATGAGTCTAATTTGATTGATAATTTTCTAACTCCTAATTTTTACAAATCCAATCGGTTAAAGACCCTTGCAATTCTTGAGTCAATAGATAAATCAATATTTGATATCGTAGAGCTAGGGGCAATAACTGAATCACCGAAAAGGAAGCGCCACCATGTAAGTGAAAACATTAAACATATAAGTATCTTGCACATAAATCCAGATGGAACAATTGATTTAAATGCTGTAAATGATTTTAAACCTGTTTCCAAGGGAACTGAATGCTATAAAGGTGACGTTTTGTTTTCAAGAATTAATCCTAGAATCCCAAGGATTGCTGTAGTACCGGATTTCGACAAACAACTAGTTTGTTCAAATGAATTCGAAATTCTGGTACCAAAGCACGGATTAAATCCATACCTTCTTTATATACTTTTAAATATGGAAATAGTACAAAATCAAATTGAATCTTTAACGGCAGGTACATCATCTTCACATAATCGAATCAAATCAGACCAACTCCGAAGTATACTTATTCCTATCCCTAAAAAAGGAAGTAAAATATACGACGAATTTATTAAAATCGGCTTGGAAGTAGAAGAAGCAATTAGATTAAAGTATACTGCCACTAGAAATCTTGATGAACAAAAAGCACATTTAAAATCACTTATTGGTGTATAA
- a CDS encoding DUF927 domain-containing protein, translating into MAVKKVKRPVLSGEKKQLNEFAMMKPASESHVISSEPSEDITIFPYKIQGNDLLVWDDKRNEYIHVCKAAKIKQITRNIENKDITIELAFWAYDKWEVIEINRGELNKRDLKKLASKGMDIIQDSHATYVLSFLSKQEKEFTPMNVHTGLGWELLNGEMMYKHHHLIGNSRKPVQSTYAGEFNIQPKGSINDYMNLFLKEVKGYAPLEFMFCVGLSALIVGFANRFGIADIDTLLVHLAGRATTGKTTAAMLAVSVAGYPGVNGKGLIQTYNGTKNAMSRLIEGNYGVPIVFDEFSMNQMDAHSLSSFQYELAQNRGRLRLNKESELKQVGTWGTTVISTGENSIIHKLNQNEGLRVRLFEFSGINWTRSAENAERLKEGLIHHYGHVAPMIAKKMIEYGPEKISEMLKGNKEYFKTILPESRLLDRIAGKFSLILTAAEIFEETFGIELCGDKIVEMLVEQEKSSINEREPGPKFYQQIKQFIIQYRKNFKIPNQPVSNYQEIWGRIEVSEDRTLCFILPQIFQRIMQEYNYTDQRTLIDELKKMGVLQHDKDKNQKRKVIFSKDEVQLREKMLGKSGYSDKGDYTYCIVYEENIFKGLLD; encoded by the coding sequence ATGGCTGTAAAAAAAGTAAAGCGCCCTGTATTGTCGGGTGAGAAAAAACAGCTTAATGAGTTTGCAATGATGAAACCAGCAAGCGAAAGCCATGTAATATCTTCGGAACCTTCCGAGGATATTACAATCTTCCCCTATAAAATACAGGGAAACGACTTACTTGTATGGGACGACAAGCGAAACGAGTACATTCACGTCTGCAAAGCAGCGAAAATCAAACAAATCACCAGAAACATAGAAAACAAGGATATCACTATCGAACTTGCCTTCTGGGCGTACGACAAATGGGAAGTCATCGAGATAAACCGCGGAGAACTTAACAAGCGAGACTTAAAAAAGTTGGCTTCCAAAGGAATGGACATCATTCAGGATAGTCACGCCACTTATGTGCTAAGTTTCTTAAGCAAGCAAGAAAAAGAGTTTACTCCGATGAATGTGCATACAGGTCTCGGCTGGGAGTTATTAAACGGAGAGATGATGTACAAGCATCATCATTTGATTGGAAATTCCCGAAAGCCTGTTCAGTCAACATATGCCGGAGAATTTAACATACAGCCTAAAGGTAGTATTAATGACTATATGAACCTATTTTTGAAAGAAGTCAAGGGTTATGCGCCTTTAGAGTTCATGTTTTGTGTTGGTCTATCTGCTCTGATTGTTGGGTTTGCAAATCGCTTTGGTATTGCGGATATAGACACCCTTCTCGTTCATTTGGCTGGGAGGGCTACTACCGGAAAAACAACCGCTGCAATGTTAGCAGTTTCGGTTGCAGGCTATCCTGGTGTAAACGGCAAAGGGCTGATTCAAACGTACAACGGTACTAAAAATGCGATGTCTCGCCTCATAGAGGGAAATTATGGTGTTCCGATTGTTTTCGATGAATTTTCGATGAATCAAATGGATGCTCATTCGCTCAGTTCTTTTCAGTATGAATTAGCGCAGAATCGGGGGCGTTTGAGGCTAAATAAGGAATCTGAACTGAAACAGGTGGGAACTTGGGGCACAACGGTGATATCCACTGGTGAGAATTCTATTATCCACAAGCTCAATCAAAACGAAGGATTGCGAGTAAGATTGTTTGAGTTTTCAGGTATTAACTGGACTCGAAGTGCGGAGAATGCTGAAAGATTGAAAGAAGGTCTTATTCATCATTACGGTCATGTAGCTCCCATGATTGCCAAAAAAATGATTGAGTACGGGCCAGAAAAAATTAGTGAAATGCTGAAAGGCAATAAAGAATACTTTAAGACTATATTGCCGGAAAGTCGACTTTTAGACCGTATCGCCGGGAAATTTTCACTCATTTTAACAGCCGCAGAGATTTTTGAAGAAACGTTCGGTATCGAACTGTGCGGTGACAAAATTGTTGAGATGTTGGTTGAACAGGAAAAATCATCAATAAATGAGAGAGAGCCTGGACCGAAATTTTACCAACAAATCAAGCAATTTATCATCCAGTATCGAAAAAATTTCAAGATACCGAACCAACCTGTATCAAACTACCAAGAAATCTGGGGGCGTATTGAAGTAAGCGAGGATAGAACGCTCTGCTTTATACTCCCTCAGATATTCCAACGGATAATGCAGGAGTATAATTATACGGACCAAAGAACACTCATTGATGAATTGAAGAAAATGGGGGTACTTCAACATGATAAAGACAAGAACCAGAAAAGAAAAGTCATCTTTTCTAAAGACGAGGTTCAACTGCGAGAAAAGATGCTTGGGAAGAGTGGGTACTCTGACAAGGGAGATTACACGTACTGCATAGTCTATGAGGAAAATATTTTTAAGGGTTTACTGGACTAG
- a CDS encoding two-component system regulatory protein YycI, whose amino-acid sequence MDWSKTKTIFIIVFLILDCFLGYQFMEKRNSSQLDVILETTIEEQLEANGITYVELPKEVTKAAYVSGKSRSFTMADVKKLPGQKVRIEGETKVKGTFIDPIALPIDDPYQLREFLQRYIIGGGQYAFWSFDEKQGILTCYQVYDGKMIYGNENSKLVIHVNGKREALSYEQTMLSELEKYERKQDIVPAIKAIETLYRKGHLQPGDRVTKVELGYYGLVQFTASQVLTPTWHIVVNRKEDYFVNAFEGQVINDQGNVLE is encoded by the coding sequence ATGGACTGGAGTAAAACAAAGACCATTTTTATTATCGTGTTCCTCATCCTCGACTGTTTTTTAGGCTATCAGTTTATGGAAAAACGAAACAGCAGCCAGCTTGATGTCATTTTGGAAACGACGATTGAAGAGCAGCTTGAGGCGAACGGCATTACGTACGTCGAGCTGCCGAAGGAAGTGACGAAAGCGGCGTATGTCAGCGGCAAAAGCCGCTCATTCACCATGGCAGATGTAAAAAAGCTGCCCGGGCAAAAAGTGAGAATCGAAGGAGAAACGAAAGTCAAAGGAACATTCATCGATCCGATTGCGCTGCCGATTGACGATCCATACCAGCTGCGTGAGTTTTTGCAACGCTACATCATCGGCGGCGGGCAATATGCTTTTTGGTCGTTTGATGAAAAGCAAGGAATCTTGACCTGCTACCAAGTGTATGACGGCAAAATGATTTACGGCAATGAAAACAGCAAGCTCGTCATCCATGTCAACGGGAAACGAGAAGCGCTGTCGTATGAACAGACGATGCTCAGCGAATTGGAAAAGTACGAACGCAAGCAAGATATCGTCCCGGCAATTAAAGCCATTGAGACGTTGTACCGAAAAGGGCATCTGCAGCCGGGTGACCGCGTCACGAAAGTGGAGCTTGGCTATTACGGGCTTGTTCAATTTACTGCATCCCAAGTGTTGACTCCAACTTGGCATATCGTTGTCAATCGGAAGGAAGACTATTTCGTCAATGCGTTTGAAGGGCAAGTGATCAATGATCAAGGAAATGTGCTGGAGTGA
- a CDS encoding YycH family regulatory protein: MYETIKTIVLTLLVLISITLTFALWTYHPKYDVLQNDEYIQHVSVSNTQVDTAMVVQPKQMLIHKNGVSYAVTKDEEKNEVLKEMKKWTLDDFEDVSSSVPQGKFLSFLNGKERLEIIYPDEVPIDIYQLIFTIDDRRLDGLAFDRILVPLGGKDEFPIYFIATDKRKIYKAIASDASLSAIGRLVKEASHFPRYFAYPVSETKQLYLPEKEVVLSSLQYYTDELDADKFKEALFSDPSFVKKDLIPFGEEYTDGSRLMDVDFLQRMLLYVNPAARVSNMGQTEQETHIIQKSIDFINEHGGWTDLYHFARWSEEDRKVTFRLVVNGYPVFNEYGMSEIVETWGATDLMKYQRPLFRLEIADRNRTPKTLPSGHEIVNWFEQTKGVRKSLIKDIVIGYELIKDPEREKVIRLEPAWFYLYGQTWKKVNMDDEARGGGTNGLE, from the coding sequence ATGTATGAAACGATCAAAACCATCGTGTTGACGTTGCTTGTGCTCATCAGCATTACCTTAACGTTTGCTTTATGGACATATCATCCGAAATACGATGTGCTGCAAAATGACGAATATATTCAGCATGTGTCAGTCAGCAACACCCAAGTGGACACGGCGATGGTTGTGCAGCCGAAGCAGATGCTCATTCATAAAAACGGCGTCTCCTATGCTGTGACGAAAGATGAAGAAAAAAATGAAGTGCTGAAAGAAATGAAAAAGTGGACGCTTGACGATTTCGAAGACGTTTCATCTTCTGTTCCGCAAGGGAAGTTTTTATCGTTTCTAAACGGCAAAGAGCGGCTCGAGATCATTTACCCCGATGAGGTGCCGATCGACATATACCAATTGATTTTCACAATCGATGACAGACGGCTCGATGGATTGGCGTTTGACCGCATACTTGTCCCGCTTGGCGGGAAGGATGAGTTTCCCATCTACTTCATTGCGACCGACAAGCGCAAAATTTACAAGGCGATTGCCAGTGATGCTTCCTTGTCGGCGATCGGTCGGTTGGTGAAAGAAGCGAGCCATTTTCCGCGTTATTTTGCTTATCCGGTCAGCGAAACAAAGCAGTTGTATTTGCCGGAAAAAGAAGTGGTGCTCAGCAGTTTGCAATATTATACCGACGAGTTGGACGCAGACAAGTTTAAAGAAGCGCTCTTTAGCGACCCAAGCTTTGTCAAAAAAGATTTGATTCCATTTGGCGAAGAATATACAGACGGTTCGCGGCTGATGGACGTCGATTTTCTTCAACGAATGCTGCTGTATGTGAATCCAGCGGCGCGCGTCTCAAATATGGGGCAAACGGAGCAAGAAACCCATATCATCCAAAAAAGCATTGATTTTATCAATGAGCACGGCGGTTGGACGGATCTATATCATTTTGCACGCTGGAGTGAGGAAGATCGGAAAGTCACCTTCCGGCTCGTCGTCAACGGTTATCCAGTTTTTAATGAATACGGCATGTCAGAAATCGTAGAGACGTGGGGAGCGACCGATTTGATGAAATACCAGCGCCCGCTCTTTCGCCTTGAAATCGCGGATCGCAACCGCACACCAAAAACGCTGCCGTCCGGTCATGAGATCGTCAACTGGTTCGAACAGACGAAAGGCGTTCGCAAATCGCTCATCAAAGATATCGTCATCGGCTATGAGCTCATCAAAGATCCGGAGCGGGAAAAAGTCATCCGCCTTGAACCGGCATGGTTCTACCTGTACGGACAAACATGGAAAAAGGTGAACATGGACGATGAGGCGAGAGGAGGGGGAACTAATGGACTGGAGTAA